In a genomic window of Sutcliffiella sp. FSL R7-0096:
- a CDS encoding acyl-CoA dehydrogenase family protein encodes MKSLSTKREARKHPYLTEDHQQFRKSLRKFLEREAVPFYDEWESDRIIPRSFWTKMGEQGYLCPDIDEKYGGSETDWGYSVVINEELERVGTGLIGVALHNDIVVPYITSFGTEEQKQRWLPSCVTGRTITAIAMTEPRTGSDLANIKTTAKLEGDHYIVNGAKTFITNGIHADLVIVAVKTDTEIRPQHKGVSLLVIERGHPGFSRGRKLDKVGLHSQDTAELFFEDCKVPKENLLGEEGRGFLYLMDKLQQERLLVGIGAQIASEEMLQSTINYVKSREAFGRPVSQFQNTQFKIAEMATEVEMGRAFLDQLIADHIAGEDVVTKVSMAKWKLTEIARNIATQCMQLHGGYGYMEEYKIARRYRDIPVASIYAGTNDIMKTIIAKNLGL; translated from the coding sequence TTGAAATCGCTTTCAACAAAAAGAGAAGCAAGAAAACATCCATACTTAACAGAAGACCATCAACAATTCAGGAAGTCTTTGCGTAAGTTTTTGGAAAGGGAAGCAGTTCCTTTTTATGATGAGTGGGAAAGTGATCGCATCATTCCCCGTTCGTTTTGGACGAAGATGGGGGAGCAGGGCTATCTTTGCCCAGATATCGATGAAAAGTATGGGGGAAGTGAAACAGACTGGGGGTATTCAGTCGTCATAAACGAAGAGCTTGAGCGTGTAGGTACAGGCTTAATCGGCGTTGCTCTTCACAATGATATCGTGGTCCCATATATCACAAGCTTCGGGACAGAGGAGCAGAAGCAGAGATGGCTACCTTCATGTGTGACAGGTAGAACAATAACAGCTATTGCCATGACAGAGCCTCGGACTGGGTCTGACCTTGCGAATATCAAAACCACGGCAAAACTAGAAGGTGACCACTATATTGTAAATGGAGCAAAAACATTCATTACGAATGGAATCCATGCCGATCTAGTTATCGTGGCTGTGAAGACAGACACAGAAATTCGCCCCCAGCATAAAGGAGTCAGCTTGCTCGTAATTGAACGGGGACATCCAGGCTTTTCTAGAGGCCGGAAGCTGGACAAAGTGGGGTTACACTCGCAAGATACTGCTGAGTTATTTTTCGAGGATTGTAAGGTTCCTAAGGAAAACCTACTTGGTGAGGAAGGTCGTGGGTTCTTATACTTAATGGATAAACTGCAGCAAGAAAGGCTGTTGGTGGGCATTGGAGCCCAGATTGCTTCAGAAGAAATGCTACAATCCACTATTAACTATGTGAAAAGCAGGGAAGCATTCGGCAGGCCAGTCAGTCAATTTCAGAATACGCAGTTTAAAATAGCCGAAATGGCAACAGAAGTAGAGATGGGAAGAGCTTTCCTAGACCAGCTCATCGCAGATCATATTGCCGGAGAAGATGTCGTGACAAAGGTGTCGATGGCAAAATGGAAGCTCACGGAGATTGCAAGAAACATTGCTACTCAGTGCATGCAGCTTCATGGCGGATACGGCTATATGGAAGAATATAAGATTGCAAGAAGATACCGTGACATTCCTGTTGCTAGTATTTATGCAGGAACCAACGACATTATGAAAACGATTATTGCCAAAAACTTAGGATTGTAG
- a CDS encoding long-chain fatty acid--CoA ligase encodes MMNVPMTVSSMLERAERFFPNKEVVSRTLSGVQRLSYRKIGERTRRLSSALEKLGVQKGDRVGTFAWNHHRHLETYFGIPGMGAVLHTINIRLAAEHVSYIVNHAEDVVLFVDEDLLPLVERVKDELGTVKAFIIMTDKEELPSTTLHPVFSYEDLLEEGDPNYSFVKDIDENEAAGICYTSATTGNPKGVVYSHRSLVLHSYALGLADTAGLSEYDTCMPVVPMFHANAWGLPFAATWFGTTQVLPGPQFTPQLLAELIESENITLTAGVPTIWLGLLNELEKGSYDTSSLRAILCGGSAAPRGLIKAFETKYGIPFLHAYGMTETTPLATVSRLKSHQTDLDEEKMLDIRSMQGLLVPGLEMKIVGAEGEVEWNGVEMGELCLRGPWIADEYYKDERSADAFIDGWLHTGDVVTVDEEGVVKIVDRTKDLIKSGGEWISSVDLENAIMAHEAVFEASVVAIPHDEWQERPVACVVLKEAFVGKVEKQEIIDYISPQFAKWWLPDEVIFMEEIPKTSVGKFLKRALRDIVEKEMKSTVE; translated from the coding sequence ATGATGAATGTACCAATGACCGTCAGTTCCATGCTGGAAAGAGCGGAGAGATTTTTCCCGAATAAAGAGGTTGTTTCAAGAACTCTATCAGGTGTGCAGCGTTTGTCCTATCGAAAAATCGGGGAGCGGACTCGCCGTTTATCAAGTGCACTGGAAAAGCTAGGGGTACAAAAAGGCGATAGAGTCGGAACCTTCGCATGGAATCATCACCGCCATTTAGAAACTTATTTCGGAATTCCAGGAATGGGGGCAGTGCTTCATACGATTAATATCAGGCTGGCTGCAGAGCATGTATCTTATATTGTCAATCATGCAGAAGATGTGGTGCTTTTTGTGGATGAAGACCTGTTGCCGTTAGTTGAACGTGTGAAGGATGAATTGGGAACGGTGAAAGCATTCATCATCATGACAGATAAAGAAGAGCTCCCATCGACTACCTTACATCCTGTTTTCTCTTATGAAGACTTACTAGAAGAAGGGGATCCGAACTACTCCTTTGTAAAAGATATCGATGAAAACGAAGCCGCAGGTATTTGTTACACTTCCGCCACAACCGGTAACCCGAAAGGTGTCGTGTACTCTCACCGCTCATTGGTGCTTCATAGCTACGCACTCGGCTTGGCGGATACTGCAGGGCTGTCGGAATATGATACATGTATGCCGGTTGTGCCGATGTTCCATGCAAATGCGTGGGGACTACCTTTTGCCGCAACTTGGTTCGGTACGACACAGGTGTTGCCCGGTCCACAGTTCACTCCGCAACTCTTGGCAGAATTGATAGAGAGCGAGAATATTACATTGACTGCCGGCGTACCAACCATCTGGCTTGGTTTGTTGAATGAATTGGAAAAAGGATCGTATGATACTTCAAGTCTGAGGGCAATATTGTGTGGTGGTTCGGCTGCACCTCGCGGGTTGATCAAGGCCTTTGAAACAAAATACGGCATACCATTCTTACATGCATACGGCATGACGGAAACGACGCCGCTTGCCACAGTTTCCAGGTTGAAAAGTCATCAAACAGATTTAGATGAAGAAAAAATGCTGGACATCCGCTCGATGCAAGGCTTGTTGGTTCCTGGCCTTGAGATGAAAATTGTCGGTGCAGAAGGGGAAGTAGAATGGAACGGCGTAGAAATGGGTGAGCTATGCTTGCGCGGCCCTTGGATTGCAGATGAGTATTACAAGGATGAACGTTCAGCAGATGCCTTCATTGATGGATGGCTTCACACAGGTGATGTAGTCACTGTGGATGAAGAAGGAGTTGTGAAAATCGTTGACCGTACAAAAGATTTAATTAAAAGCGGTGGCGAATGGATATCTTCTGTCGACCTAGAAAATGCGATCATGGCACATGAGGCAGTATTCGAAGCAAGCGTTGTAGCCATTCCCCATGACGAGTGGCAGGAAAGACCTGTCGCTTGCGTCGTGTTAAAAGAGGCTTTTGTCGGCAAAGTAGAAAAGCAGGAGATCATCGATTACATTTCACCACAGTTCGCCAAATGGTGGTTGCCGGATGAAGTAATCTTCATGGAAGAAATCCCGAAGACATCGGTAGGGAAGTTCCTGAAGAGGGCGCTAAGGGATATCGTGGAGAAAGAGATGAAGAGTACGGTGGAGTAA
- a CDS encoding long-chain-fatty-acid--CoA ligase, with protein sequence MNIGMYLSQNARKVPEKLAIDCEGRQYNYDQFNREVNKLAHGLLDLGISKGDKVAFMMKNSDTFVFSYFAGAKIGAVIVPMNFRLTATEIQYILEQSEAKVVICDEEFEGTIGKAIAGTDVEKVVVVGAPTIAQNRSYKEVLSSNEEDPKVDVLETDDLEILYTSGTTGRPKGALFDHRRIFNVGLSMMISMGINQQERFLHIAPLFHSAQLNLFLVSGTILGATHFIHRDFHPVHTLQAIQEHKITHFFGVPAMFNFLLQVPNADSYNLSSIKRCGYGAAPMAPELVKKSMNLFKNDQFFNLCGLTEAGPNGILLDPNGHKKHLGKNGKPSFLTEARVVDETGQEIEVGGVGEFVLKGESIMKEYYKKPEETKASLKDGWLYTGDLATVDEEGNITLVDRKKDMIISGGENVYSIEVEEVLYEHPQVLEAAIIGLPDEVWGEAVCAVVVPHKDQVINEEELKQFCRQKLAGYKVPRRIFVEEMLPRNASGKILKYQLRHQLNEVNA encoded by the coding sequence ATGAACATTGGAATGTATCTGTCGCAAAATGCCAGGAAGGTGCCGGAAAAGCTTGCTATCGATTGTGAGGGGAGACAGTACAATTACGACCAGTTCAACAGGGAAGTAAATAAACTTGCTCACGGTTTGTTAGACCTTGGTATCTCAAAAGGGGACAAAGTGGCTTTCATGATGAAAAACTCTGATACCTTTGTTTTTTCCTATTTTGCAGGTGCAAAGATTGGTGCTGTTATTGTACCAATGAACTTTCGTTTAACTGCCACAGAAATTCAATATATCCTAGAGCAGTCAGAAGCGAAAGTAGTCATCTGTGATGAAGAATTTGAAGGAACCATTGGAAAGGCGATTGCGGGCACTGATGTGGAAAAAGTAGTTGTGGTAGGGGCGCCGACTATTGCTCAAAACAGATCATACAAGGAAGTATTATCATCTAATGAAGAGGACCCAAAAGTGGATGTACTTGAAACAGATGATTTAGAAATTCTGTACACCTCCGGAACGACTGGTCGCCCAAAAGGTGCTTTGTTCGACCACAGAAGAATTTTCAATGTAGGCCTTTCCATGATGATCAGTATGGGAATCAATCAGCAAGAGCGGTTCCTACATATTGCACCACTGTTCCATTCTGCCCAATTAAATTTATTCCTTGTATCCGGAACAATACTTGGAGCAACTCATTTTATTCACCGTGATTTTCATCCAGTTCATACACTTCAAGCGATACAGGAACATAAGATCACTCATTTCTTCGGAGTGCCGGCCATGTTCAACTTCCTTTTACAAGTACCTAATGCTGACAGTTATAATCTTTCTTCCATCAAACGTTGTGGATATGGAGCGGCACCAATGGCACCAGAGCTTGTAAAAAAGAGTATGAACTTATTTAAAAATGACCAATTTTTCAATCTCTGCGGTTTAACGGAGGCAGGACCAAACGGAATTTTATTAGATCCTAATGGCCACAAAAAACACCTAGGGAAAAATGGAAAACCTTCGTTTTTAACGGAAGCAAGAGTAGTCGATGAAACAGGCCAGGAAATTGAAGTAGGCGGAGTGGGGGAATTTGTCCTAAAAGGTGAATCCATCATGAAAGAATATTATAAAAAGCCGGAAGAAACGAAAGCTTCCCTAAAAGATGGCTGGTTATATACAGGAGATTTGGCCACCGTTGACGAAGAAGGTAATATCACCTTGGTGGACCGCAAAAAAGACATGATTATCTCTGGAGGGGAAAATGTTTACTCCATCGAGGTGGAAGAAGTGCTATACGAACATCCTCAAGTTCTCGAGGCGGCCATTATCGGACTCCCGGATGAAGTATGGGGAGAAGCGGTATGTGCAGTTGTAGTTCCTCATAAAGATCAAGTGATCAATGAAGAGGAACTGAAACAATTCTGCCGACAGAAGCTCGCAGGCTACAAGGTTCCTCGGAGAATCTTTGTGGAAGAGATGCTTCCGAGAAATGCATCTGGAAAAATACTGAAATACCAGCTGAGACATCAATTAAATGAAGTAAATGCATAG
- a CDS encoding CoA transferase — protein MIEKLLEGIRILDFTNYLPGPYATQRLADLGAEIIKVEPLAGDPARHTGVKRDGTGVVYLANNYGKMSVSIDLKDEGDKDKIMGLLEGCDVIIESFRPGVMSRFNLDYESLKLRKPDIIYCSITGYGNNGRWSKLGSHDINYMALSGMLAQLKDTSGRPIHPSITIADYFGSMAACEIVLALLLKKERSGIGGYHSISLTDVAASYMGTHLSIHQEVGEEHGITLLNGDIISYGIYETRDGRFMALGALEQKFWQNFCEAVDREEWLGAHFSDRRYSNPVSHGMEELFAGRTFEEWITFSQVVDCCMTPVLEVGELSSYPYFKENNSIFLDDAGNLNVAMHTGGSKKLKNAPAVGEHTAIWLDEL, from the coding sequence ATGATAGAGAAATTGCTAGAAGGCATTAGAATACTTGATTTCACAAACTATCTACCAGGGCCATATGCCACGCAAAGATTGGCAGATCTTGGAGCGGAAATCATCAAAGTGGAACCATTGGCAGGAGATCCCGCCCGTCATACCGGGGTAAAACGTGATGGGACGGGTGTGGTTTATCTCGCAAATAATTATGGGAAAATGAGTGTATCCATCGATCTGAAAGACGAGGGAGACAAGGATAAAATAATGGGTTTGCTTGAAGGTTGCGATGTTATCATAGAAAGCTTTCGACCTGGCGTCATGTCCCGGTTCAATCTAGACTATGAGTCTCTCAAACTGCGAAAACCCGACATCATCTATTGTTCCATTACAGGTTACGGGAACAATGGTAGGTGGAGCAAGCTTGGAAGCCATGACATCAATTATATGGCACTAAGCGGGATGCTTGCTCAATTAAAGGATACATCTGGCCGACCCATCCACCCTTCCATCACTATAGCCGACTACTTCGGCAGTATGGCAGCTTGTGAAATCGTGCTTGCACTGTTATTAAAAAAGGAGCGGTCGGGTATAGGCGGCTACCATTCTATCAGTCTGACGGACGTAGCCGCTTCCTATATGGGGACCCACTTATCCATCCATCAGGAAGTAGGAGAGGAGCATGGCATCACGCTACTGAATGGTGACATCATCAGTTATGGAATTTATGAAACGAGGGATGGGCGATTCATGGCACTAGGTGCGCTTGAGCAAAAGTTCTGGCAGAACTTCTGCGAAGCGGTGGACCGGGAAGAGTGGCTCGGGGCGCATTTTTCCGACAGAAGATACAGTAATCCAGTTTCCCATGGGATGGAAGAGTTGTTTGCTGGTCGAACTTTTGAAGAGTGGATAACCTTTAGCCAAGTGGTCGATTGCTGCATGACTCCGGTATTGGAAGTAGGGGAGCTTTCAAGTTATCCATATTTTAAAGAGAATAATAGTATTTTTCTTGATGATGCAGGAAATTTAAATGTAGCTATGCATACAGGAGGGTCAAAGAAACTTAAGAACGCACCTGCGGTTGGAGAACATACAGCGATATGGTTGGACGAGCTTTAA
- a CDS encoding thiolase family protein, with protein MREVVIVEGVRTPVGRRKGLLKDYRPDDLAGEVLKELVKRAGIEAGLVEDVILGCVTQSGEQAGDIARVAALIAGFPIEVPGTTLDRQCGSSQQAVHFAAQAILSGDMDIVIAGGVENMTRVPMGSNYQKAPFSDRLQEKYEIINQGLSAERIAEKYGFTREELDTFSYESHQKALKAQAEGYFAKEIIPIEVTLEDGSTFMMKEDSGPRMETSVEALGGLKPVFKEDGVIHAGNASQISDGAAALLLMTKEKALELGLKPRFKVHTRVVVGSDPTLMLTGPIPATEKVLQKSGLSIDDMDVFEVNEAFAPVPMAWLKETGADPVRLNPNGGAIALGHPLGASGARLMVSMMHELERTGGRYGLQTMCEGHGMANATIIERLD; from the coding sequence ATGAGAGAAGTCGTCATTGTAGAAGGGGTACGAACACCTGTCGGGAGAAGAAAAGGGTTATTGAAGGATTACAGGCCAGATGATTTGGCTGGGGAAGTGCTGAAGGAGCTAGTAAAGCGTGCTGGAATTGAGGCAGGACTTGTGGAAGACGTCATCCTTGGTTGTGTGACACAGTCTGGAGAACAGGCCGGGGACATTGCGAGGGTCGCCGCCTTGATTGCCGGTTTTCCGATTGAAGTGCCAGGTACTACGCTTGACCGACAATGCGGGTCCAGTCAACAGGCTGTTCATTTTGCGGCACAGGCTATCCTTTCAGGTGACATGGACATTGTTATTGCAGGCGGAGTAGAGAATATGACGAGAGTTCCGATGGGATCCAACTATCAAAAGGCACCATTCAGTGACAGGTTGCAGGAAAAATATGAAATTATCAACCAGGGACTTTCAGCGGAAAGGATTGCCGAGAAGTACGGATTTACACGAGAGGAGTTAGATACCTTCTCTTATGAAAGCCATCAAAAAGCATTAAAAGCTCAAGCCGAGGGTTATTTTGCAAAAGAGATTATACCGATTGAAGTGACATTGGAGGATGGCTCCACATTTATGATGAAGGAAGATTCCGGTCCTCGAATGGAAACGTCAGTGGAGGCACTTGGTGGATTAAAGCCCGTCTTTAAAGAGGATGGCGTTATCCATGCAGGAAATGCAAGTCAGATCAGTGATGGAGCTGCGGCACTTCTTTTGATGACAAAGGAAAAGGCATTGGAACTTGGGTTGAAACCACGATTCAAAGTTCACACAAGAGTGGTGGTCGGGTCCGATCCAACCTTGATGCTAACAGGACCGATTCCGGCAACGGAAAAAGTGCTGCAAAAATCAGGCCTGTCCATTGATGACATGGATGTGTTTGAAGTCAATGAAGCCTTTGCTCCGGTACCGATGGCATGGTTGAAGGAAACAGGAGCAGATCCGGTTAGGCTCAATCCGAACGGAGGGGCAATTGCATTAGGACATCCTCTAGGGGCAAGTGGAGCCAGGTTGATGGTCAGCATGATGCATGAACTCGAACGGACTGGTGGAAGATACGGCCTTCAAACAATGTGTGAAGGTCATGGAATGGCAAATGCAACTATCATTGAAAGGCTCGATTGA
- a CDS encoding fatty acid--CoA ligase, translating into MSITIGKIFDLTVQKFPDKEALYDVKKNVRYTYKEWNREINRLANALLKEGVKKGDRVSTLLFNTEELATTMLACAKIGAVFNPINFRLQPEEVAFILNDTQPKVVMFEKALEPVVASIALRFEKIGFWIIDGKGGEYSSSYQEKLKLTSADEVVSNVLENDTYAIMYTSGTTGRPKGVVHSHRDMAEQSLIVISATKLEAEDIGLVTAPMFHCAELHCAVIPRIHVGGKNVILHQFEPKKVLQLIQEEKVTKFFAAPTMWNMLLQENFNDYDLSSLNLGLYGAAPMAPALVRACHDLLGISLVQAYGMTEMGPAITFLSEKDQLRKAGSAGQACLNHEIRIVRPKEDGPSDPDDMLPAGEAGEILVKGPCIMSAYFNREEATVAAMYKGWYHSGDIGYLDEEGFLYVKDRVDDMIISGGENIYPREVEDVLYEHPAVLDVAIVGLPDDRWGETVTAFVVKKNEAVTEEELDAFCLNNSGLARYKRPRKYIFVDALPRNASGKIQKFVLRKQMEELVTGETPS; encoded by the coding sequence ATGTCGATAACGATTGGGAAAATCTTTGATCTTACAGTACAAAAGTTTCCGGATAAAGAAGCGCTTTACGATGTGAAGAAAAATGTACGTTATACCTACAAGGAATGGAATAGGGAAATCAACAGGTTAGCCAATGCCCTTTTGAAAGAAGGAGTGAAGAAAGGGGACAGAGTCTCCACGTTACTTTTTAATACGGAAGAACTTGCAACGACGATGCTTGCTTGTGCGAAAATCGGGGCAGTGTTCAATCCAATCAATTTCCGTTTGCAGCCGGAAGAAGTGGCATTTATTTTAAATGATACCCAGCCAAAAGTCGTGATGTTCGAAAAAGCGTTGGAACCTGTTGTGGCTTCCATTGCTTTACGCTTTGAAAAAATAGGCTTTTGGATAATTGATGGAAAAGGGGGCGAGTATTCCTCTTCCTATCAAGAAAAGTTGAAATTGACCTCCGCTGATGAAGTGGTATCAAATGTTCTCGAAAATGACACGTATGCCATCATGTATACAAGTGGAACGACGGGAAGGCCAAAAGGGGTGGTGCACAGTCATAGAGACATGGCAGAGCAAAGCTTGATCGTCATTTCAGCCACTAAGCTTGAAGCGGAAGATATTGGACTGGTGACAGCCCCTATGTTCCATTGCGCTGAACTGCACTGTGCCGTCATCCCAAGAATCCATGTAGGAGGCAAGAATGTCATCCTTCACCAATTTGAACCGAAAAAGGTGCTCCAGCTGATCCAAGAGGAAAAGGTGACAAAGTTTTTTGCCGCCCCAACCATGTGGAATATGTTGTTGCAGGAGAACTTTAATGATTATGATTTAAGCAGTCTGAACCTTGGATTATACGGAGCTGCCCCAATGGCACCGGCACTTGTCAGGGCGTGTCATGACTTGCTGGGAATTTCCCTTGTCCAAGCGTATGGCATGACCGAAATGGGACCGGCGATCACTTTCCTATCTGAAAAAGATCAGCTCAGGAAAGCAGGATCTGCTGGGCAGGCCTGCCTGAATCATGAGATTCGGATTGTGCGGCCGAAGGAAGATGGACCAAGTGACCCTGATGATATGTTGCCTGCAGGAGAAGCGGGAGAAATTCTTGTAAAAGGCCCATGCATCATGAGCGCTTATTTTAACAGGGAGGAAGCGACGGTGGCTGCAATGTATAAAGGCTGGTACCATTCAGGGGACATTGGTTATCTGGATGAAGAAGGCTTTTTATATGTAAAAGACCGGGTGGATGACATGATCATCAGCGGCGGGGAGAACATCTATCCACGGGAAGTCGAAGATGTTCTTTATGAACACCCTGCTGTGTTGGATGTAGCCATTGTCGGTCTGCCTGATGACCGTTGGGGAGAGACGGTAACAGCGTTTGTGGTGAAAAAGAATGAGGCAGTGACAGAGGAAGAATTGGATGCTTTCTGTTTGAATAACTCCGGACTTGCTCGCTATAAACGCCCGCGTAAATATATATTTGTTGATGCGCTTCCTCGAAATGCGAGCGGGAAAATTCAAAAGTTTGTCTTGAGGAAGCAGATGGAAGAACTTGTGACAGGGGAAACACCATCCTGA